A region from the uncultured Bacteroides sp. genome encodes:
- a CDS encoding DNA-directed RNA polymerase subunit alpha, translating into MAILAFQKPDKVLMLEADPKFGKFEFRPLEPGFGITVGNALRRILLSSLEGFAITTIKISGVEHEFSSVPGVKEDVTNIILNLKQVRFRQIVEEFESEKVSITVENSSEFKAGDIGKYLTGFEVLNPELVICHLDSKANIQIDIMINKGRGYVPADENREYCTDVNVIPIDSIYTPIRNVKYLVENFRVEQKTDYEKLVFEITTDGSIHPKEALKEAAKILIHHFMLFSDEKITLENTDVDGNEEFDEEVLHMRQLLKTKLVDMDLSVRALNCLKAADVETLGDLVQFNKTDLLKFRNFGKKSLTELDDLLESLSLSFGTDISKYKLEKE; encoded by the coding sequence ATGGCGATATTAGCATTTCAAAAACCTGATAAAGTATTAATGTTGGAAGCGGACCCTAAATTCGGTAAATTTGAATTTCGTCCGTTGGAACCCGGTTTTGGTATTACTGTAGGTAATGCATTGCGCCGTATTCTTCTTTCTTCATTGGAAGGTTTTGCTATCACCACTATAAAAATAAGCGGTGTAGAGCATGAGTTTTCCAGTGTGCCGGGAGTTAAAGAAGATGTTACTAACATTATATTGAATCTCAAACAAGTGAGGTTTAGGCAGATAGTTGAAGAATTTGAAAGTGAGAAAGTTAGTATTACAGTTGAGAATTCAAGTGAATTTAAAGCCGGTGATATAGGTAAGTATTTGACTGGATTTGAGGTGTTAAATCCTGAATTAGTTATTTGCCATTTGGACTCTAAAGCGAATATTCAAATTGATATTATGATCAATAAGGGGCGTGGATATGTTCCTGCTGATGAAAATCGCGAATATTGTACTGATGTTAACGTTATTCCTATTGACTCCATTTATACTCCTATACGTAATGTAAAGTATTTAGTTGAAAATTTTCGTGTTGAGCAAAAAACTGATTATGAAAAATTAGTATTTGAAATTACAACTGACGGTTCTATCCATCCGAAGGAAGCACTTAAAGAGGCCGCTAAGATTCTCATTCATCATTTTATGTTATTTTCTGATGAAAAAATAACTCTTGAGAATACAGATGTTGATGGAAATGAAGAATTTGACGAAGAGGTTTTACATATGCGTCAATTGCTGAAAACTAAGCTTGTTGATATGGACTTATCAGTTCGTGCTCTCAATTGTTTGAAGGCTGCGGATGTTGAGACACTTGGCGATTTGGTTCAGTTTAACAAGACTGATTTATTAAAATTTAGAAATTTCGGAAAGAAATCTCTTACTGAACTTGATGATTTACTTGAGAGTTTGAGCTTATCCTTTGGGACTGATATCTCAAAATATAAATTAGAAAAAGAATAA
- the rplQ gene encoding 50S ribosomal protein L17: MRHNKKFNHLGRTASHRGAMLSNMACSLIKHKRITTTVAKAKALKTIIEPLITRSKDDTTNSRRIVFSNLQDKFAVTELFKEISVKVADRPGGYTRIIKIGNRLGDNAEMCFIELVDYDENMAKEITTKKATRTRRSKKVTDDVVADSPIVELPVEEGKEEE, translated from the coding sequence ATGAGACATAATAAGAAATTTAATCATTTAGGTCGTACTGCTTCTCACAGAGGGGCTATGTTGTCTAATATGGCTTGTTCTTTGATCAAGCATAAGAGAATCACTACGACTGTAGCAAAGGCAAAAGCCCTAAAAACAATTATAGAACCTTTGATTACTAGATCTAAAGATGATACTACAAATTCGCGTCGTATCGTATTTAGTAATTTGCAGGATAAGTTTGCTGTAACAGAACTTTTTAAAGAGATTTCGGTAAAAGTAGCAGATCGTCCAGGTGGATATACACGTATTATTAAAATAGGTAATCGTCTAGGTGATAATGCAGAAATGTGTTTTATTGAGCTAGTCGACTATGATGAAAATATGGCTAAAGAAATAACCACAAAGAAAGCGACACGTACTCGTCGTTCTAAGAAAGTAACTGATGATGTTGTGGCTGATTCTCCGATAGTTGAACTTCCAGTGGAAGAGGGAAAAGAAGAGGAATAA
- a CDS encoding ATP-binding protein: MKNGTFKSDISGTLVSDTSGTFGVIYSLDANTTVADAVLDRIVHTAQRFLLTGESMRKK, encoded by the coding sequence GTGAAAAATGGCACATTTAAGAGTGATATATCCGGCACATTAGTGAGTGATACAAGTGGCACATTTGGGGTGATATATTCACTGGATGCAAACACCACCGTGGCAGATGCTGTTTTGGACAGAATTGTGCATACAGCACAGCGTTTTTTGCTTACTGGTGAAAGCATGAGAAAAAAATAG
- a CDS encoding LuxR C-terminal-related transcriptional regulator codes for MEINPKRSIAVHSDWFLKKSEHCHSFFYFAGISPNDSAMAGKTKEMSKIKQVLRQHLDGVSNRKIADNLSLNKETVNKYVRRAVEDRMKLTELLELEDPVLEYRMTGGHPAYVDDRFETFKLKLPYFERQMGHKHVTLKKLWEEYILENPNGYQLTQFRYHYGQNTKAKERPSTILKDLYVPGEKGYLDFAGDTLEYIDRETGEIVRPQTFVASLPCTDYGYALAVPSQKSEDFVYAVMRFLGAIGGVPKILVPDNLKAAVVKSDPYEPDINRILEDLANHYGCVVLPARPRKPKDKSYDKYFVM; via the coding sequence TTGGAAATCAACCCGAAACGGAGCATTGCCGTTCACTCAGATTGGTTTCTCAAAAAGTCGGAGCATTGCCATTCATTTTTTTATTTTGCAGGCATTTCACCAAACGATTCAGCCATGGCAGGTAAAACTAAAGAAATGAGTAAGATAAAACAAGTATTACGTCAACATTTAGACGGAGTTTCTAACCGCAAGATTGCAGATAATCTGAGCTTGAATAAAGAGACGGTCAACAAATATGTCCGCAGGGCTGTTGAAGACCGCATGAAGCTCACTGAACTTTTGGAACTGGAAGACCCGGTGCTTGAGTATCGTATGACTGGAGGACATCCCGCATACGTTGACGACCGTTTTGAAACATTTAAGCTCAAGCTCCCTTATTTTGAGCGACAAATGGGACATAAACATGTCACTCTGAAAAAACTCTGGGAAGAATACATCCTGGAGAATCCCAATGGCTACCAGTTAACCCAGTTCCGCTATCACTACGGTCAGAATACCAAGGCCAAAGAACGTCCATCGACTATTTTGAAAGATCTTTATGTACCCGGGGAGAAAGGCTATCTTGACTTTGCCGGCGATACGCTGGAATACATCGACCGTGAGACGGGAGAGATCGTACGTCCTCAAACCTTTGTAGCTAGCTTGCCTTGTACGGACTACGGCTATGCTCTTGCCGTCCCTTCGCAGAAGAGTGAAGACTTCGTCTATGCCGTCATGCGCTTTCTTGGGGCAATAGGAGGTGTGCCCAAAATACTGGTTCCTGACAACCTGAAAGCCGCGGTGGTTAAGTCTGATCCATACGAGCCTGATATCAACAGGATACTGGAGGATTTAGCCAACCATTACGGCTGTGTGGTTCTTCCCGCACGTCCGCGCAAGCCGAAAGACAAATCTTATGACAAGTATTTTGTTATGTAA
- a CDS encoding tyrosine-type recombinase/integrase, giving the protein MGTDFGHLVEKFFRNYLPNDLGASPQTISTYRYAFIQFLLYMKKQHHLEPEEIRLENLTFVELCSFLEWLETERKVSISTRNSRLAAFKSFAVFVRYENPEFISTANDIRRLKAKKKETSSISFLTLDGIKLMINQPDRTTRIGIRDYAILTTFFLTGIRVSELIEIRGRDVTMKSPRSIVIHGKGGKIRRAPIVEQLVEPLHELVRLNKVDLPQNHDNYLFTNHSSNKFTRQGINYLIEKYAAMARNKAPDLIPTNISPHKLRHSCAMALVDKGTELIVIRDLLGHSSVITTEIYARLSNHRKRQAIEAASQQLTPAEDAKWDNDTKLLEWLKGLGKNTIM; this is encoded by the coding sequence ATGGGAACTGACTTTGGACATCTTGTGGAAAAGTTCTTTCGCAACTATCTTCCAAATGACCTGGGAGCCTCTCCTCAAACCATTTCAACCTATCGCTACGCTTTTATACAGTTTTTACTATATATGAAGAAGCAACATCATCTTGAACCTGAGGAGATACGACTTGAAAATTTAACTTTTGTAGAGCTATGCTCCTTCCTTGAATGGCTTGAAACAGAACGCAAGGTCTCAATCTCGACCCGTAACTCACGATTGGCGGCCTTTAAAAGTTTTGCTGTCTTTGTTCGTTATGAAAACCCTGAATTCATCAGCACGGCGAACGACATCCGTCGCTTGAAGGCCAAAAAGAAAGAGACTTCATCTATTTCTTTCTTGACACTTGATGGCATAAAGCTGATGATAAACCAACCGGACAGGACTACTCGCATAGGCATACGGGATTATGCTATCCTCACAACCTTTTTTCTGACTGGAATACGTGTCAGTGAACTTATTGAGATCCGAGGTCGTGATGTCACGATGAAATCGCCAAGAAGTATTGTCATCCACGGTAAAGGTGGTAAAATCAGACGTGCACCTATAGTGGAACAGTTGGTGGAGCCCCTGCATGAATTAGTTAGGTTAAACAAAGTAGACCTACCTCAAAATCATGATAATTATCTATTTACTAATCACAGCTCCAATAAGTTTACACGACAAGGCATTAATTATCTGATAGAAAAATATGCGGCTATGGCTCGCAATAAAGCCCCTGACCTTATCCCAACCAACATATCGCCGCATAAACTACGACACAGTTGCGCTATGGCTCTTGTCGATAAGGGGACAGAACTTATCGTAATCCGAGATCTTCTTGGCCATTCTTCCGTGATAACTACAGAAATCTATGCCAGACTATCAAATCATAGAAAACGGCAAGCAATAGAAGCGGCAAGTCAGCAGCTTACCCCTGCAGAGGATGCAAAATGGGATAATGATACGAAACTACTTGAATGGTTGAAAGGCCTTGGAAAGAATACTATTATGTAA
- a CDS encoding tyrosine-type recombinase/integrase — translation MDIRTGIGGRTKMKRPKYHSFFAEEINAFLDYRESTGMDISADARYQKLLDNFFTENDVKGTGITREIADLWRRKRDRESEHHHYMRVNHTKRMLEYLFAKGFPVATIRDVKPPKSNFVPHIYTDDEIKRYFLVVDSYGETHPGNMKNRVQLSVLFRVLYCCGCRITETLMLRVKDVDLHEGFFRLKVTKGNKERIVVMSSSLHTLMQRYADMTFHMLTENDFIFTNRYGQALRRDWVEDLHERLLAMANISALSENGYRKRLHDWRHTFAVHAFKQMVDSGMDMYVSLPILSAYLGHSSIAATENYVRLATVLYPYLQERFNTVLDKLFGKEVDNGN, via the coding sequence ATGGATATCAGGACCGGAATTGGAGGCCGCACAAAGATGAAGAGACCTAAATATCATTCTTTTTTTGCGGAAGAGATCAATGCCTTCCTTGATTATCGAGAATCTACCGGCATGGACATATCGGCAGATGCAAGGTATCAAAAGCTTCTTGATAATTTCTTTACGGAAAATGATGTGAAAGGCACTGGAATCACTCGAGAGATAGCAGACCTATGGCGTAGGAAACGGGATAGAGAGTCTGAGCATCATCACTATATGCGCGTTAACCATACAAAGCGCATGCTAGAGTACCTTTTCGCCAAAGGCTTTCCAGTAGCAACAATACGAGATGTAAAACCTCCTAAAAGCAACTTCGTTCCACATATCTATACCGATGACGAAATAAAACGCTACTTTCTTGTCGTCGATAGTTATGGTGAGACGCATCCGGGCAATATGAAAAATCGGGTGCAACTCTCCGTTTTATTCAGAGTGCTTTATTGCTGCGGATGCCGGATTACAGAAACACTAATGCTGCGAGTCAAGGATGTAGATCTTCATGAAGGCTTCTTCCGACTGAAAGTTACTAAAGGCAACAAAGAAAGAATCGTGGTTATGTCTTCTTCACTTCATACACTAATGCAACGATATGCAGATATGACATTCCATATGCTGACAGAAAACGACTTTATTTTCACAAACCGCTATGGACAAGCGCTTCGGAGAGATTGGGTGGAAGATCTTCATGAGAGACTCCTTGCAATGGCAAACATATCAGCTTTATCAGAGAATGGCTATCGCAAACGTCTTCACGATTGGCGTCATACCTTTGCAGTTCATGCCTTCAAGCAGATGGTGGACAGTGGTATGGATATGTATGTTTCGCTGCCCATTCTTTCAGCATATCTAGGACACTCGAGCATTGCTGCGACAGAAAACTATGTTAGGTTGGCCACGGTACTGTATCCCTACCTCCAAGAAAGGTTCAATACCGTACTAGACAAGCTGTTTGGAAAGGAGGTGGATAATGGGAACTGA
- a CDS encoding site-specific integrase, whose translation MPNLIKIKMDGFLADIEDKGFNQAIRWRYGKTCRLFAQWACEQHFKDVSEESLRRYALKVVGYWEAARNLPLQKRLTLMVLRRWSNFLMGMPYEYRIPAKDYRFSTAIGNWIGPYLDWCIQSLLRRPETINGKKRILFRLDIFLSSEGLEVANINIGNVDKHFMSLPLGQRESHKSTIREFLHYLYSNDLLPVNLSGQILKEPRRRRPERLPSVYSTEEVKQLLKSVDQSTSKGKRDYLVLLLCAQYGLRASDIVRLKLDNFNWEKNIIRVRQYKTDVDIELPLLASVGNAVINYLKHGHPSPNTGILVVSHMRTTVGQPLDRATIHSIVTAAFRNSNITGWQEKRHGPHSMRHSLASNLIKQEVSLMTISAALGHKSAESTKVYIKIDIDGLRKCGLAIPTMSNLWISGPELEAAQR comes from the coding sequence ATGCCAAATTTAATCAAAATCAAAATGGATGGATTCTTGGCCGACATCGAGGACAAGGGTTTCAATCAGGCTATCCGTTGGCGATACGGCAAAACATGCCGTCTATTCGCCCAATGGGCATGTGAACAGCATTTCAAGGATGTTTCTGAAGAAAGCCTCCGAAGATATGCGCTTAAAGTCGTTGGATATTGGGAAGCTGCAAGGAATTTACCGTTACAGAAGCGACTGACACTTATGGTACTTCGTCGTTGGAGTAATTTTTTGATGGGGATGCCATATGAATATCGAATCCCGGCAAAGGACTATCGTTTCTCAACAGCCATTGGCAATTGGATAGGACCTTACCTTGATTGGTGTATTCAATCTCTTTTAAGACGTCCAGAAACAATTAACGGCAAAAAAAGAATTCTTTTTCGGTTGGATATTTTTTTGAGTTCTGAAGGGCTTGAAGTGGCAAATATCAATATTGGGAATGTCGACAAACACTTTATGTCACTGCCTTTGGGACAAAGGGAAAGCCACAAGTCCACAATACGGGAATTCCTTCATTATCTGTATTCCAACGATCTGTTGCCGGTAAACTTATCAGGGCAAATCCTCAAGGAGCCCAGACGCAGAAGGCCTGAAAGGCTTCCTTCGGTCTATTCCACAGAAGAAGTTAAACAATTGCTAAAATCTGTTGACCAAAGCACTTCGAAAGGGAAACGGGACTATTTGGTGCTACTGTTATGTGCTCAATACGGACTCAGGGCATCGGATATTGTGAGGCTAAAGCTTGACAACTTCAATTGGGAAAAGAACATCATCAGAGTCCGACAATATAAGACGGACGTGGACATAGAACTGCCTCTTTTGGCATCTGTCGGGAACGCTGTAATCAACTACCTTAAGCACGGACATCCATCTCCAAATACCGGAATTCTAGTTGTATCCCATATGAGAACTACAGTTGGTCAGCCCTTGGATCGTGCGACAATACACTCCATAGTAACAGCGGCATTCCGCAACTCCAATATAACTGGTTGGCAAGAAAAACGTCATGGTCCTCACTCCATGCGCCATAGTCTGGCATCCAACCTTATCAAGCAAGAAGTAAGCCTAATGACCATAAGTGCCGCTCTTGGACATAAGAGCGCAGAGTCCACGAAAGTCTATATCAAGATTGACATAGACGGTCTTCGTAAATGTGGTCTTGCCATACCTACAATGTCTAACCTATGGATATCAGGACCGGAATTGGAGGCCGCACAAAGATGA
- the istB gene encoding IS21-like element helper ATPase IstB, translating into MDEIANQLKSLRMPGMANCWTSLLETRRVAELSLADGLQLLLQAEYDGRKENRNTRLIKEAHFRYQASVQELIFDASRGFDKTLILRLATGEYIKQGVPVIITGAAGTGKSWLATALGYQACLSGFKVRYYGIQKLFEQIALARMEATLPRFFDKMAQTDLLILDDFGVKKLDGQQVLDLMEMIEDRHARKATIIISQLAVEDWYEILDANTTVADAVLDRIVHTVQRFLLTGESMRKK; encoded by the coding sequence ATGGATGAAATTGCAAATCAACTCAAAAGTCTGAGAATGCCCGGAATGGCAAACTGCTGGACATCTTTACTGGAAACCCGCAGAGTAGCGGAACTCTCTCTGGCAGACGGACTGCAACTACTTCTGCAGGCGGAATATGACGGGCGGAAAGAAAATCGTAACACCCGCCTGATTAAAGAAGCGCACTTCCGATACCAGGCATCCGTCCAAGAGCTGATCTTCGATGCTTCACGCGGCTTTGACAAGACACTCATCCTGCGTCTTGCCACAGGTGAATACATCAAACAAGGAGTTCCGGTTATCATTACGGGGGCGGCAGGAACAGGCAAAAGCTGGCTCGCTACCGCACTCGGGTATCAGGCTTGTCTGTCCGGCTTCAAGGTCAGGTATTACGGAATACAGAAGCTCTTCGAACAGATTGCCCTTGCACGTATGGAAGCCACTTTACCGCGATTCTTCGACAAAATGGCGCAAACGGACCTGCTGATACTGGATGACTTTGGCGTAAAAAAACTGGACGGCCAACAGGTGCTCGATCTGATGGAGATGATTGAAGACAGGCATGCACGTAAGGCAACCATCATTATAAGTCAACTGGCGGTGGAAGACTGGTATGAAATACTGGATGCAAACACCACTGTGGCAGATGCTGTTTTGGACAGAATCGTGCATACAGTGCAGCGTTTTTTGCTTACTGGCGAAAGCATGAGAAAAAAATAA
- a CDS encoding IS66 family transposase: MADTTNDKEFILALLEERDRLYRHNARLQSKLNELESVDVEIASCKQTIEEQKLIIEKKDQKIGQLEYQLQYLRRKYFGKSSEKFITPDPLQRKLDFEGLDVLPEEKALAREAQKQIIEYKIRRTTAKSNDKPVRQNLPDSLERREERIRPAGVDEENWKKIGEEITEILEHKPDEFYVRRIIREKWVLKNKTLNVEKEVVIAPMPFLPIAKSFAGASLLAEILNNKYTYHIPFYRQLQMFKQTGLSLSASTVNGWFSESADMLRPLYYRLKEIILSTDYLQVDETTVPIINNEKHKTVKGYLWMVRAVIQNLVLFYYDHGSRAQSVAIGLLKDFRGALQTDGYEVYSIYEKKKGVLPIGCWAHARRYFEQALEDDKARATYALEQIALLYDVEKQADNEDLSYTERADLRSRLAYPILVLFEKWLYKEYDKVLPKSRIGKAISYTYKIFPRLTRYHLDGRYRIDNNLAENAIRPIALGRKNFLFCGNHDAAEQAAIIYSMMGCCKACEVDPRKWMEYVFNHIHDYDNDYSKDLAELLPHNLKTQIGENL, from the coding sequence ATGGCAGACACGACAAACGACAAAGAATTCATCTTGGCACTGTTGGAAGAGCGGGACAGGCTCTATCGACACAATGCTCGTTTACAAAGCAAACTGAATGAATTAGAATCTGTCGATGTTGAAATAGCCTCCTGTAAGCAGACCATTGAAGAACAAAAGCTTATCATTGAGAAAAAAGACCAAAAGATTGGACAACTGGAGTATCAGCTTCAATACCTGAGAAGAAAATACTTTGGTAAATCCAGTGAGAAATTTATCACTCCTGATCCCTTGCAAAGGAAACTCGATTTTGAGGGCCTTGATGTCTTGCCGGAGGAAAAGGCGCTTGCCAGGGAAGCCCAAAAACAAATCATAGAATATAAAATCCGTCGCACTACAGCAAAAAGTAATGATAAACCGGTACGCCAGAATTTGCCTGATTCTTTGGAGCGAAGAGAAGAACGCATCAGACCAGCCGGTGTTGATGAGGAAAACTGGAAAAAGATTGGCGAAGAAATAACCGAAATACTCGAACACAAACCGGATGAATTCTATGTCCGTCGTATCATCCGTGAAAAATGGGTTCTAAAGAATAAAACGCTGAATGTTGAAAAGGAAGTTGTTATAGCCCCCATGCCTTTTCTTCCTATAGCCAAAAGCTTTGCCGGAGCCTCACTCCTGGCAGAGATATTAAACAATAAATACACCTATCACATCCCTTTCTATCGCCAGTTGCAAATGTTTAAGCAAACAGGTCTTTCTTTGTCTGCATCGACAGTAAACGGATGGTTTTCAGAATCGGCTGATATGCTCAGACCATTATACTACAGATTAAAAGAGATCATTCTCTCTACGGATTATCTACAGGTGGATGAGACAACTGTACCGATAATCAATAACGAGAAGCATAAAACAGTCAAAGGATATCTTTGGATGGTACGGGCGGTGATACAAAACCTGGTACTCTTTTATTACGACCACGGTTCACGAGCGCAAAGTGTAGCAATCGGGCTACTGAAAGACTTCCGCGGGGCGCTTCAGACAGATGGTTATGAAGTTTACTCCATTTATGAAAAAAAGAAAGGTGTTTTACCAATAGGATGTTGGGCACATGCCCGACGGTATTTTGAACAGGCTTTGGAAGATGATAAAGCCAGGGCAACATATGCCTTGGAACAAATAGCACTGCTCTATGATGTGGAAAAACAGGCTGATAATGAGGACTTGTCTTATACAGAACGTGCTGATCTGCGAAGCAGGCTGGCTTACCCTATCCTTGTACTCTTTGAAAAATGGCTTTATAAGGAATACGATAAAGTACTTCCCAAAAGCAGAATAGGTAAGGCTATTAGCTATACTTATAAGATTTTCCCAAGGCTAACCAGGTATCACCTTGATGGCAGATATCGGATAGATAACAATTTGGCTGAAAATGCCATCAGGCCTATCGCACTAGGAAGAAAGAACTTTTTGTTTTGTGGAAACCATGATGCTGCAGAGCAAGCTGCTATTATATATTCCATGATGGGATGCTGCAAAGCTTGTGAAGTGGACCCCAGAAAGTGGATGGAATATGTGTTTAACCACATACATGACTATGATAACGATTACAGCAAAGATCTTGCTGAACTTCTCCCTCATAACCTGAAAACTCAAATAGGAGAAAATCTATAA
- the tnpB gene encoding IS66 family insertion sequence element accessory protein TnpB (TnpB, as the term is used for proteins encoded by IS66 family insertion elements, is considered an accessory protein, since TnpC, encoded by a neighboring gene, is a DDE family transposase.), whose protein sequence is MFNLNESMNYYLCPLPTDMRKSFYTLSGVVADHMQQNVKDGDVFIFINRTCTSMKILHMEYGGLVIYHKKLESGTFKLPLYDEESHVFRMTWQSLMLMVQGIDADKVTRRKRFELCLK, encoded by the coding sequence ATGTTTAACCTGAATGAATCAATGAATTACTATCTGTGCCCGTTGCCCACAGATATGAGAAAGAGTTTTTATACTCTTAGCGGAGTTGTTGCTGATCATATGCAGCAAAATGTGAAAGACGGAGATGTTTTTATCTTCATAAACCGTACCTGCACCAGCATGAAGATACTCCACATGGAATATGGTGGTCTTGTGATTTATCACAAGAAACTTGAATCCGGCACCTTTAAACTTCCTCTTTACGATGAAGAATCTCATGTTTTCAGGATGACCTGGCAAAGTCTGATGTTAATGGTTCAGGGCATTGACGCCGATAAAGTAACACGAAGAAAAAGGTTCGAATTATGTTTAAAATAA
- the tsf gene encoding translation elongation factor Ts, giving the protein MAVTMADITHLRKMTGAGMMDCKNALNEAEGDFEKAMEIIRKKGQAVAAKRSDRDASEGCVLAKAAGNFAAIIALKCETDFVAKNSDFVALTTEILDLAIANKSTDIEAVKALPMGKSTVADAIVGRIGITGEKMELDGYGFVEGLTTSVYIHPGNKLATIVSFNQAGVDAQVAHEVAMQIAAMNPISIDAESIPADILAREKEIAADKAREEGKPENMIEKIAMGRINKFYKEVCLLQQEYVKDTKLTVAQFLDSSSKGLTATAFKRYTLNAD; this is encoded by the coding sequence ATGGCTGTAACAATGGCAGATATTACCCACCTTCGAAAAATGACAGGTGCTGGTATGATGGATTGCAAAAACGCTTTGAATGAAGCTGAAGGCGATTTTGAAAAAGCAATGGAGATTATTCGTAAAAAAGGACAGGCTGTTGCAGCCAAACGTTCTGATCGCGATGCTTCAGAAGGCTGTGTGCTTGCAAAAGCCGCAGGAAATTTTGCTGCTATCATTGCACTGAAATGTGAAACTGACTTTGTAGCAAAAAACTCAGATTTCGTGGCACTTACCACGGAGATTCTTGACTTAGCAATAGCAAACAAAAGCACTGATATTGAGGCCGTAAAAGCCCTTCCAATGGGCAAATCTACTGTAGCAGATGCTATTGTTGGTCGTATTGGCATCACAGGCGAAAAGATGGAATTAGATGGATATGGATTTGTTGAAGGACTTACTACTTCTGTGTATATTCATCCGGGAAATAAGCTGGCAACCATAGTATCGTTCAACCAAGCAGGCGTAGATGCACAAGTTGCGCACGAAGTTGCTATGCAAATTGCTGCAATGAATCCTATTTCCATAGATGCTGAAAGCATTCCGGCTGATATACTTGCCCGCGAGAAAGAAATCGCTGCAGATAAAGCACGTGAAGAAGGAAAGCCCGAAAATATGATTGAAAAAATTGCAATGGGTCGTATAAATAAATTCTATAAGGAAGTTTGTTTACTTCAACAAGAATATGTAAAAGACACTAAATTGACAGTAGCTCAGTTCTTAGACAGCTCAAGCAAAGGTCTTACTGCCACTGCATTTAAGCGCTATACACTCAATGCCGATTGA
- the rpsB gene encoding 30S ribosomal protein S2, with protein sequence MSRTDFDTLLEAGCHFGHLKRKWNPSMAPYIFMERNGIHIIDLHKTVAKIDEAADALKQIAKSGKKVLFVATKKQAKQIVADKAASVNMPYVIERWPGGMLTNFPTIRKAVKKMTTIDKLTSDGTYSNLSKREILQISRQRAKLDKTLGSIADLTRLPSALFVIDVMKENIAVREANRLGIPVFAIVDTNSNPADIDFVIPANDDATKSIEVILEACCLAMQEGLEERKVEKIDMEAAGETPTATKGKRRPTKARLDKSDEEAINAAKAAAFLKGDEEA encoded by the coding sequence ATGTCAAGAACAGATTTCGATACATTATTGGAAGCCGGTTGTCACTTCGGACACCTTAAGAGGAAGTGGAACCCTTCAATGGCTCCCTATATTTTTATGGAACGCAATGGTATTCACATCATTGACCTTCACAAAACTGTTGCAAAAATAGATGAAGCTGCAGATGCTTTAAAACAAATTGCAAAATCAGGTAAAAAAGTACTTTTTGTTGCTACTAAAAAACAAGCTAAGCAGATCGTGGCTGATAAAGCTGCCTCTGTAAACATGCCTTATGTCATCGAACGCTGGCCGGGTGGTATGCTAACTAACTTCCCTACCATTCGAAAAGCGGTAAAGAAGATGACTACTATCGATAAACTAACCAGCGATGGCACCTATTCAAATCTTTCAAAAAGAGAGATTCTTCAAATTTCACGTCAACGCGCTAAATTAGACAAGACTTTAGGTTCTATCGCAGACCTGACTCGCCTTCCATCGGCTCTGTTCGTTATCGACGTAATGAAAGAAAATATAGCAGTTCGTGAAGCTAACCGCTTAGGAATTCCCGTATTTGCCATAGTCGATACAAACTCCAACCCTGCAGACATTGATTTTGTAATCCCTGCAAACGACGATGCAACAAAATCGATCGAGGTTATTCTTGAAGCTTGTTGCTTAGCTATGCAAGAAGGACTTGAAGAAAGAAAGGTTGAGAAAATAGATATGGAAGCAGCTGGCGAAACTCCTACTGCAACCAAAGGCAAAAGAAGACCTACTAAAGCAAGACTTGATAAATCCGACGAGGAAGCAATTAATGCTGCAAAAGCTGCAGCTTTCTTAAAAGGAGACGAAGAAGCTTAA